The following proteins are encoded in a genomic region of Xenopus laevis strain J_2021 chromosome 3L, Xenopus_laevis_v10.1, whole genome shotgun sequence:
- the chkb.L gene encoding choline/ethanolamine kinase isoform X2, which translates to MLCTEGDNGQGEESSGVLDSNGQGLKCHCELRKCHGGMSHTTSKCSGSACQCSTGDQYSQAKSCCAPEIVISQMPHPTGAGEDVTSPQDAGTLSPGGRRLGVSTELQMRAFTLCREYLRGAWREIQPHQFKVSVVSGGLSNLLYKCSLVGPLKTQSTEPRQILLRLYGAILQGVNSLVQESVMFAILAERSLGPRLYGVFPQGRLEEYIPSRRLVTSELRCPDMSSEIAEKMARFHKMEMPFNKEPVWLFRTMEEYMSQISSLSFTQKDHVEKFNQLKSFCLEEEMQNLKTLLRSTASPVVFCHNDVQEGNILLLSSRSSSPSDKLMLIDFEYSSYNYRGFDIGNHFCEWVYNYQHSEWPFYKAELSDYPSRVQQLHFFHSYLLEMSPSLSEGERQSQEEAMLLEVNRIMHSLDLMHILNRNASGPNFHLVLS; encoded by the exons ATGCTTTGCACAGAGGGCGAtaatggtcagggagaagaatcCTCTGGTGTTCTGGATTCAAATGGCCAAGGGCTTAAATGTCATTGTGAACTTCGGAAATGCCATGGAGGCATGAGCCATACTACCAGCAAGTGCTCTGGCTCAGCCTGTCAGTGTTCCACTGGAGACCAGTATTCCCAAGCCAAGTCCTGCTGTGCTCCTGAAATCGTAATCTCACAGATGCCCCATCCCACTGGCGCAGGGGAGGATGTTACCTCTCCTCAGGATGCGGGCACACTGTCTCCTGGGGGTCGCAGGTTGGGAGTCAGCACTGAGCTGCAAATGAGAGCCTTTACGCTATGCAGAGAGTACCTGAGAGGAGCCTGGAGGGAGATCCAGCCGCACCAATTCAAAGTGTCCGTGGTCAG TGGTGGGCTAAGTAATCTTCTTTATAAATGCAGTCTCGTAGGCCCACTGAAAACACAGTCTACTGAGCCACGTCAGATTTTGCTAAGGCTTTATGGTGCAATTCTGCAG GGTGTGAATTCTTTGGTTCAGGAAAGTGTTATGTTTGCAATCCTAGCAGAACGTTCACTTGGCCCACGGTTATACGGTGTATTTCCTCAAGGACGTCTGGAAGAGTACATTCCG agtcggcgactgGTGACATCAGAGCTTCGTTGCCCAGACATGTCAAGCGAAATAGCTGAAAAAATGGCCAGGTTCCACAAAATGGAGATGCCTTTTAACAAAGAACCAGTGTGGTTATTTAGGACAATGGAGGA GTACATGTCTCAAATATCCTCTCTTTCCTTTACACAAAAAGATCATGTGGAGAAGTTCAACCAGCTGAAAAGTTTTTGTCTGGAGGAAGAAATGCAAAATCTCAA AACTCTTTTACGATCGACTGCATCGCCTGTAGTCTTCTGTCACAATGATGTTCAGGAAG gtaacaTTTTGCTGCTGTCTTCTCGGTCTTCCTCTCCCTCAGACAAGCTCATGCTTATTGACTTTGAGTACAGTAGCTACAATTACAG AGGGTTTGATATTGGAAATCACTTCTGTGAATGGGTGTATAACTACCAGCACAGTGAATGGCCTTTCTACAAAGCAGAGCTGAGTGACTACCCTTCAAGGGTACAGCAG CTTCACTTTTTTCATTCCTACCTTTTGGAGATGTCTCCAAGCCTTAGTGAAGGTGAACGCCAATCTCAGGAAGAGGCAATGTTGCTGGAAGTAAATAG GATTATGCACTCTCTCGATTTAATGCATATTTTGAACAGAAACGCGTCTGGACCTAATTTTCATTTGGTACTCAGTTGA
- the chkb.L gene encoding choline/ethanolamine kinase isoform X4, giving the protein MLCTEGDNGQGEESSGVLDSNGQGLKCHCELRKCHGGMSHTTSKCSGSACQCSTGDQYSQAKSCCAPEIVISQMPHPTGAGEDVTSPQDAGTLSPGGRRLGVSTELQMRAFTLCREYLRGAWREIQPHQFKVSVVSGGLSNLLYKCSLVGPLKTQSTEPRQILLRLYGAILQGVNSLVQESVMFAILAERSLGPRLYGVFPQGRLEEYIPSRRLVTSELRCPDMSSEIAEKMARFHKMEMPFNKEPVWLFRTMEEYMSQISSLSFTQKDHVEKFNQLKSFCLEEEMQNLKTLLRSTASPVVFCHNDVQEGNILLLSSRSSSPSDKLMLIDFEYSSYNYSFTFFIPTFWRCLQALVKVNANLRKRQCCWK; this is encoded by the exons ATGCTTTGCACAGAGGGCGAtaatggtcagggagaagaatcCTCTGGTGTTCTGGATTCAAATGGCCAAGGGCTTAAATGTCATTGTGAACTTCGGAAATGCCATGGAGGCATGAGCCATACTACCAGCAAGTGCTCTGGCTCAGCCTGTCAGTGTTCCACTGGAGACCAGTATTCCCAAGCCAAGTCCTGCTGTGCTCCTGAAATCGTAATCTCACAGATGCCCCATCCCACTGGCGCAGGGGAGGATGTTACCTCTCCTCAGGATGCGGGCACACTGTCTCCTGGGGGTCGCAGGTTGGGAGTCAGCACTGAGCTGCAAATGAGAGCCTTTACGCTATGCAGAGAGTACCTGAGAGGAGCCTGGAGGGAGATCCAGCCGCACCAATTCAAAGTGTCCGTGGTCAG TGGTGGGCTAAGTAATCTTCTTTATAAATGCAGTCTCGTAGGCCCACTGAAAACACAGTCTACTGAGCCACGTCAGATTTTGCTAAGGCTTTATGGTGCAATTCTGCAG GGTGTGAATTCTTTGGTTCAGGAAAGTGTTATGTTTGCAATCCTAGCAGAACGTTCACTTGGCCCACGGTTATACGGTGTATTTCCTCAAGGACGTCTGGAAGAGTACATTCCG agtcggcgactgGTGACATCAGAGCTTCGTTGCCCAGACATGTCAAGCGAAATAGCTGAAAAAATGGCCAGGTTCCACAAAATGGAGATGCCTTTTAACAAAGAACCAGTGTGGTTATTTAGGACAATGGAGGA GTACATGTCTCAAATATCCTCTCTTTCCTTTACACAAAAAGATCATGTGGAGAAGTTCAACCAGCTGAAAAGTTTTTGTCTGGAGGAAGAAATGCAAAATCTCAA AACTCTTTTACGATCGACTGCATCGCCTGTAGTCTTCTGTCACAATGATGTTCAGGAAG gtaacaTTTTGCTGCTGTCTTCTCGGTCTTCCTCTCCCTCAGACAAGCTCATGCTTATTGACTTTGAGTACAGTAGCTACAATTACAG CTTCACTTTTTTCATTCCTACCTTTTGGAGATGTCTCCAAGCCTTAGTGAAGGTGAACGCCAATCTCAGGAAGAGGCAATGTTGCTGGAAGTAA
- the chkb.L gene encoding choline/ethanolamine kinase isoform X3 — MQRVPERSLEGDPAAPIQSVRGQTIAISYIPASLTPTSLTCNQSSLLLEFSCPLLRGNLIDPSGGLSNLLYKCSLVGPLKTQSTEPRQILLRLYGAILQGVNSLVQESVMFAILAERSLGPRLYGVFPQGRLEEYIPSRRLVTSELRCPDMSSEIAEKMARFHKMEMPFNKEPVWLFRTMEEYMSQISSLSFTQKDHVEKFNQLKSFCLEEEMQNLKTLLRSTASPVVFCHNDVQEGNILLLSSRSSSPSDKLMLIDFEYSSYNYRGFDIGNHFCEWVYNYQHSEWPFYKAELSDYPSRVQQLHFFHSYLLEMSPSLSEGERQSQEEAMLLEVNRFALASHFFWGLWSILQAKISTIEFGYLDYALSRFNAYFEQKRVWT, encoded by the exons ATGCAGAGAGTACCTGAGAGGAGCCTGGAGGGAGATCCAGCCGCACCAATTCAAAGTGTCCGTGGTCAG actattgcaatctcctataTACCGGCCTCCCTGACTCCCACCTCTCTCACCTGCAATCAATCTTCTCTGCTGCTAGAATTCTCCTGCCCTCTTCTAAGAGGGAATCTGATTGACCCCAG TGGTGGGCTAAGTAATCTTCTTTATAAATGCAGTCTCGTAGGCCCACTGAAAACACAGTCTACTGAGCCACGTCAGATTTTGCTAAGGCTTTATGGTGCAATTCTGCAG GGTGTGAATTCTTTGGTTCAGGAAAGTGTTATGTTTGCAATCCTAGCAGAACGTTCACTTGGCCCACGGTTATACGGTGTATTTCCTCAAGGACGTCTGGAAGAGTACATTCCG agtcggcgactgGTGACATCAGAGCTTCGTTGCCCAGACATGTCAAGCGAAATAGCTGAAAAAATGGCCAGGTTCCACAAAATGGAGATGCCTTTTAACAAAGAACCAGTGTGGTTATTTAGGACAATGGAGGA GTACATGTCTCAAATATCCTCTCTTTCCTTTACACAAAAAGATCATGTGGAGAAGTTCAACCAGCTGAAAAGTTTTTGTCTGGAGGAAGAAATGCAAAATCTCAA AACTCTTTTACGATCGACTGCATCGCCTGTAGTCTTCTGTCACAATGATGTTCAGGAAG gtaacaTTTTGCTGCTGTCTTCTCGGTCTTCCTCTCCCTCAGACAAGCTCATGCTTATTGACTTTGAGTACAGTAGCTACAATTACAG AGGGTTTGATATTGGAAATCACTTCTGTGAATGGGTGTATAACTACCAGCACAGTGAATGGCCTTTCTACAAAGCAGAGCTGAGTGACTACCCTTCAAGGGTACAGCAG CTTCACTTTTTTCATTCCTACCTTTTGGAGATGTCTCCAAGCCTTAGTGAAGGTGAACGCCAATCTCAGGAAGAGGCAATGTTGCTGGAAGTAAATAG GTTTGCATTGGCttcacattttttctggggtctctgGTCTATTTTGCAAGCAAAAATCTCCACTATTGAATTTGGGTACCTG GATTATGCACTCTCTCGATTTAATGCATATTTTGAACAGAAACGCGTCTGGACCTAA
- the LOC108711265 gene encoding uncharacterized protein LOC108711265 isoform X3, producing the protein MPRNVEIKARVRDWERTLQECCNQSKTAGELIKQRDVFFNSSHGRLKLRDFQDGQGQLIYYERPDLVGPKLSDYSISNTTHPADLERVLTQALGVRGSVVKERLLFLVGQTRIHLDKVQGLGEFLELE; encoded by the exons ATGCCgagaaatgtagaaataaaagcaagagtTCGTGACTGGGAGCGCACACTTCAAGAGTGTTGCAATCAAAGCAAAACTGCTGGAGAGTTGATCAAACAGAGAGATGTTTTCTTTAACAGTAGCCATGGCCGTCTTAAGCTAAGAGACTTTCAG GATGGACAGGGCCAGCTTATATACTATGAACGTCCCGATCTTGTTGGGCCTAAACTTTCGGATTACTCCATCTCCAACACAACTCATCCTGCTGACCTTGAG AGAGTACTGACTCAAGCCCTGGGAGTCCGTGGCTCAGTAGTTAAGGAGCGTCTCCTCTTTCTAGTTGGACAAACCCGGATTCATCTTGACAAAGTGCAGGGTCTGGGAGAGTTTTTGGAGCTTGAG taa
- the LOC108711265 gene encoding uncharacterized protein LOC108711265 isoform X1: MPRNVEIKARVRDWERTLQECCNQSKTAGELIKQRDVFFNSSHGRLKLRDFQDGQGQLIYYERPDLVGPKLSDYSISNTTHPADLERVLTQALGVRGSVVKERLLFLVGQTRIHLDKVQGLGEFLELEVVLTDSQTLQDGDIIAQNLMKKLGIQPDDLITGAYMDLLKGQHTTP; encoded by the exons ATGCCgagaaatgtagaaataaaagcaagagtTCGTGACTGGGAGCGCACACTTCAAGAGTGTTGCAATCAAAGCAAAACTGCTGGAGAGTTGATCAAACAGAGAGATGTTTTCTTTAACAGTAGCCATGGCCGTCTTAAGCTAAGAGACTTTCAG GATGGACAGGGCCAGCTTATATACTATGAACGTCCCGATCTTGTTGGGCCTAAACTTTCGGATTACTCCATCTCCAACACAACTCATCCTGCTGACCTTGAG AGAGTACTGACTCAAGCCCTGGGAGTCCGTGGCTCAGTAGTTAAGGAGCGTCTCCTCTTTCTAGTTGGACAAACCCGGATTCATCTTGACAAAGTGCAGGGTCTGGGAGAGTTTTTGGAGCTTGAG GTGGTCTTGACGGACTCCCAGACTCTTCAGGATGGAGATATTATTGCTCAAAATCTAATGAAAAAGCTTGGAATTCAGCCTGATGACCTCATCACAGGAGCTTACATGGATCTCTTAAAAGGACAGCACACAACACCTTGA
- the chkb.L gene encoding choline/ethanolamine kinase isoform X1, translating to MLCTEGDNGQGEESSGVLDSNGQGLKCHCELRKCHGGMSHTTSKCSGSACQCSTGDQYSQAKSCCAPEIVISQMPHPTGAGEDVTSPQDAGTLSPGGRRLGVSTELQMRAFTLCREYLRGAWREIQPHQFKVSVVSGGLSNLLYKCSLVGPLKTQSTEPRQILLRLYGAILQGVNSLVQESVMFAILAERSLGPRLYGVFPQGRLEEYIPSRRLVTSELRCPDMSSEIAEKMARFHKMEMPFNKEPVWLFRTMEEYMSQISSLSFTQKDHVEKFNQLKSFCLEEEMQNLKTLLRSTASPVVFCHNDVQEGNILLLSSRSSSPSDKLMLIDFEYSSYNYRGFDIGNHFCEWVYNYQHSEWPFYKAELSDYPSRVQQLHFFHSYLLEMSPSLSEGERQSQEEAMLLEVNRFALASHFFWGLWSILQAKISTIEFGYLDYALSRFNAYFEQKRVWT from the exons ATGCTTTGCACAGAGGGCGAtaatggtcagggagaagaatcCTCTGGTGTTCTGGATTCAAATGGCCAAGGGCTTAAATGTCATTGTGAACTTCGGAAATGCCATGGAGGCATGAGCCATACTACCAGCAAGTGCTCTGGCTCAGCCTGTCAGTGTTCCACTGGAGACCAGTATTCCCAAGCCAAGTCCTGCTGTGCTCCTGAAATCGTAATCTCACAGATGCCCCATCCCACTGGCGCAGGGGAGGATGTTACCTCTCCTCAGGATGCGGGCACACTGTCTCCTGGGGGTCGCAGGTTGGGAGTCAGCACTGAGCTGCAAATGAGAGCCTTTACGCTATGCAGAGAGTACCTGAGAGGAGCCTGGAGGGAGATCCAGCCGCACCAATTCAAAGTGTCCGTGGTCAG TGGTGGGCTAAGTAATCTTCTTTATAAATGCAGTCTCGTAGGCCCACTGAAAACACAGTCTACTGAGCCACGTCAGATTTTGCTAAGGCTTTATGGTGCAATTCTGCAG GGTGTGAATTCTTTGGTTCAGGAAAGTGTTATGTTTGCAATCCTAGCAGAACGTTCACTTGGCCCACGGTTATACGGTGTATTTCCTCAAGGACGTCTGGAAGAGTACATTCCG agtcggcgactgGTGACATCAGAGCTTCGTTGCCCAGACATGTCAAGCGAAATAGCTGAAAAAATGGCCAGGTTCCACAAAATGGAGATGCCTTTTAACAAAGAACCAGTGTGGTTATTTAGGACAATGGAGGA GTACATGTCTCAAATATCCTCTCTTTCCTTTACACAAAAAGATCATGTGGAGAAGTTCAACCAGCTGAAAAGTTTTTGTCTGGAGGAAGAAATGCAAAATCTCAA AACTCTTTTACGATCGACTGCATCGCCTGTAGTCTTCTGTCACAATGATGTTCAGGAAG gtaacaTTTTGCTGCTGTCTTCTCGGTCTTCCTCTCCCTCAGACAAGCTCATGCTTATTGACTTTGAGTACAGTAGCTACAATTACAG AGGGTTTGATATTGGAAATCACTTCTGTGAATGGGTGTATAACTACCAGCACAGTGAATGGCCTTTCTACAAAGCAGAGCTGAGTGACTACCCTTCAAGGGTACAGCAG CTTCACTTTTTTCATTCCTACCTTTTGGAGATGTCTCCAAGCCTTAGTGAAGGTGAACGCCAATCTCAGGAAGAGGCAATGTTGCTGGAAGTAAATAG GTTTGCATTGGCttcacattttttctggggtctctgGTCTATTTTGCAAGCAAAAATCTCCACTATTGAATTTGGGTACCTG GATTATGCACTCTCTCGATTTAATGCATATTTTGAACAGAAACGCGTCTGGACCTAA
- the LOC108711265 gene encoding uncharacterized protein LOC108711265 isoform X2 has product MPRNVEIKARVRDWERTLQECCNQSKTAGELIKQRDVFFNSSHGRLKLRDFQDGQGQLIYYERPDLVGPKLSDYSISNTTHPADLERVLTQALGVRGSVVKERLLFLVGQTRIHLDKVQGLGEFLELEMSRDCRSLLISIHRR; this is encoded by the exons ATGCCgagaaatgtagaaataaaagcaagagtTCGTGACTGGGAGCGCACACTTCAAGAGTGTTGCAATCAAAGCAAAACTGCTGGAGAGTTGATCAAACAGAGAGATGTTTTCTTTAACAGTAGCCATGGCCGTCTTAAGCTAAGAGACTTTCAG GATGGACAGGGCCAGCTTATATACTATGAACGTCCCGATCTTGTTGGGCCTAAACTTTCGGATTACTCCATCTCCAACACAACTCATCCTGCTGACCTTGAG AGAGTACTGACTCAAGCCCTGGGAGTCCGTGGCTCAGTAGTTAAGGAGCGTCTCCTCTTTCTAGTTGGACAAACCCGGATTCATCTTGACAAAGTGCAGGGTCTGGGAGAGTTTTTGGAGCTTGAG ATGTCTAGAGATTGCAGATCTCTTCTCATTTCTATCCACCGCCGCTAG